One Pelodiscus sinensis isolate JC-2024 unplaced genomic scaffold, ASM4963464v1 ctg80, whole genome shotgun sequence DNA segment encodes these proteins:
- the ZNF513 gene encoding zinc finger protein 513 isoform X5, with the protein MGFEKDSEVDSLVGKIALPAYSLSDDDYSSYRQLSVESDPEEGREPGPPPPPCKQCGLQGQSCPQCAGAESRGQRVVYSCQLCPFASHYSSHLKRHMKTHNGEKPFKCPHCDYASAQLVNLTRHKRTHTGERPYRCQDCSFACSSLGNLRRHERVHSQDKPFQCQACAYRCNQSRNLKRHMLSHRPAEQAPEPLLPELSLHVNGAGNPLLPGCARLRGDEADALPELLFPFTCRTCGLVLDDGLAQDESLAEQICSRCNLAVLSAEPSASPPESDAKGFSCSLCPFATHYPNHLARHMKTHSGEKPFACPLCPYASAHLDNLKRHQRVHTGERPYKCQLCDYACGNLANLKRHGRIHSGDKPFRCGLCSYRCNQSMNLKRHMLRHTGEKPFRCRHCPYTTGHWDNYKRHQKIHGPPSAMARLALPPPGASLS; encoded by the exons tgGACTCCTTGGTGGGGAAGATCGCCCTCCCGGCCTACTCGCTGAGCGACGACGACTACTCCAGCTACCGGCAGTTGAGTGTGGAGAGCGACCctgaggaggggagggagcctggccccccacccccgccttgcAAGCAGTGTGGcctgcaggggcagagctgcccgcagtgtgcaggagctgagagccggggccagcgggtggTCTACTcgtgccagctctgcccctttgcctcccactacTCTAGCCACCTCAAGCGCCACATGAAGACCCACAATGGGGAGAAGCCTTTCAAGTGCCCACACTGCGACTATGCCTCGGCCCAGCTGGTGAACCTGACGCGGCACAAGCGCACCCACACGGGCGAGCGGCCCTACCGCTGCCAGGACTGCAGCTTTGCTTGCAGCAGCCTGGGCAACCTGCGGCGCCATGAGCGTGTCCACAGCCAGGACAAACCCTTCCAGTGCCAGGCCTGCGCCTATCGCTGCAACCAGAGCCGCAACCTCAAGCGCCACATGCTGAGCCACCGGCCGGCGGAGCAGGCACCAG AGCCCCTGCTGCCGGAGCTGAGCCTGCACGTCAATGGGGCAGGCAACCCCCTCCTGCCTGGCTGTGCCCGGCTGCGGGGCGACGAGGCGGACGCGTTGCctgagctgctcttccccttTACCTGCCGCACATGCGGGCTGGTGTTGGACGACGGCTTGGCGCAAGACGAGAGCCTGGCTGAGCAGATCTGCAGCCGCTGCAACCTGGCAGTGCTGAGTGCTGAGCCTAGCGCCAGCCCCCCCGAGAGCGACGCCAAGGGcttctcctgcagcctgtgcccctttgccACGCACTACCCCAACCACCTGGCCCGCCACATGAAGACGCACAGTGGCGAGAAGCCCTTTGCCTGCCCCCTCTGTCCCTACGCCTCCGCCCACCTGGACAACCTCAAGCGGCACCAGCGTGTGCACACAGGGGAGCGGCCCTACAAGTGCCAGCTCTGTGACTATGCCTGCGGCAACCTGGCCAACCTGAAGCGCCACGGCCGCATCCACTCGGGCGACAAGCCCTTCCGCTGCGGCCTGTGCAGCTACCGCTGCAACCAGAGCATGAACCTCAAGCGCCACATGCTGCGTCACACTGGCGAGAAGCCCTTCCGCTGCCGCCACTGCCCCTATACCACCGGGCACTGGGACAACTACAAGCGCCACCAGAAGATCCATGGGCCCCCGAGTGCCATGGCCcggctggccctgcctcccccgGGGGCCTCTCTGTCttag
- the ZNF513 gene encoding zinc finger protein 513 isoform X4 encodes MPRRKQQHPQPVKVDSLVGKIALPAYSLSDDDYSSYRQLSVESDPEEGREPGPPPPPCKQCGLQGQSCPQCAGAESRGQRVVYSCQLCPFASHYSSHLKRHMKTHNGEKPFKCPHCDYASAQLVNLTRHKRTHTGERPYRCQDCSFACSSLGNLRRHERVHSQDKPFQCQACAYRCNQSRNLKRHMLSHRPAEQAPEPLLPELSLHVNGAGNPLLPGCARLRGDEADALPELLFPFTCRTCGLVLDDGLAQDESLAEQICSRCNLAVLSAEPSASPPESDAKGFSCSLCPFATHYPNHLARHMKTHSGEKPFACPLCPYASAHLDNLKRHQRVHTGERPYKCQLCDYACGNLANLKRHGRIHSGDKPFRCGLCSYRCNQSMNLKRHMLRHTGEKPFRCRHCPYTTGHWDNYKRHQKIHGPPSAMARLALPPPGASLS; translated from the exons tgGACTCCTTGGTGGGGAAGATCGCCCTCCCGGCCTACTCGCTGAGCGACGACGACTACTCCAGCTACCGGCAGTTGAGTGTGGAGAGCGACCctgaggaggggagggagcctggccccccacccccgccttgcAAGCAGTGTGGcctgcaggggcagagctgcccgcagtgtgcaggagctgagagccggggccagcgggtggTCTACTcgtgccagctctgcccctttgcctcccactacTCTAGCCACCTCAAGCGCCACATGAAGACCCACAATGGGGAGAAGCCTTTCAAGTGCCCACACTGCGACTATGCCTCGGCCCAGCTGGTGAACCTGACGCGGCACAAGCGCACCCACACGGGCGAGCGGCCCTACCGCTGCCAGGACTGCAGCTTTGCTTGCAGCAGCCTGGGCAACCTGCGGCGCCATGAGCGTGTCCACAGCCAGGACAAACCCTTCCAGTGCCAGGCCTGCGCCTATCGCTGCAACCAGAGCCGCAACCTCAAGCGCCACATGCTGAGCCACCGGCCGGCGGAGCAGGCACCAG AGCCCCTGCTGCCGGAGCTGAGCCTGCACGTCAATGGGGCAGGCAACCCCCTCCTGCCTGGCTGTGCCCGGCTGCGGGGCGACGAGGCGGACGCGTTGCctgagctgctcttccccttTACCTGCCGCACATGCGGGCTGGTGTTGGACGACGGCTTGGCGCAAGACGAGAGCCTGGCTGAGCAGATCTGCAGCCGCTGCAACCTGGCAGTGCTGAGTGCTGAGCCTAGCGCCAGCCCCCCCGAGAGCGACGCCAAGGGcttctcctgcagcctgtgcccctttgccACGCACTACCCCAACCACCTGGCCCGCCACATGAAGACGCACAGTGGCGAGAAGCCCTTTGCCTGCCCCCTCTGTCCCTACGCCTCCGCCCACCTGGACAACCTCAAGCGGCACCAGCGTGTGCACACAGGGGAGCGGCCCTACAAGTGCCAGCTCTGTGACTATGCCTGCGGCAACCTGGCCAACCTGAAGCGCCACGGCCGCATCCACTCGGGCGACAAGCCCTTCCGCTGCGGCCTGTGCAGCTACCGCTGCAACCAGAGCATGAACCTCAAGCGCCACATGCTGCGTCACACTGGCGAGAAGCCCTTCCGCTGCCGCCACTGCCCCTATACCACCGGGCACTGGGACAACTACAAGCGCCACCAGAAGATCCATGGGCCCCCGAGTGCCATGGCCcggctggccctgcctcccccgGGGGCCTCTCTGTCttag